The genomic segment AAATTTGATATTGTTCTGTCATTGTACAACTAGGCTTGTTTTTTTAGGTGGCTGTGTCCCTGTCAAACACTAGATGGTGGTACAGCTCCACAGGTCTTAACCACTGGGTCTATTTTACCTAGAAACAGGCTGTTTCAGAGGCCTTGTCAAGAACACATTAAtcattttctgtgtgttgtttctTGGCatccatttacagtatattacagtACAGTTTTTCAGGGCTATGACAATAGAATCTGCTTGGCCAGAAACACTTATGCAGATTTGTTACTAGATGACAAGTTAAATTTGTCTCGAATAAATGTCAATCATTCACATTTTCACTCATATTCTCTTAAAATAATGCTTCAGCTATTCACTGTTTCAGTCTGAGAAGAAGCACAAGCTTCTCAATTGGAATTTTCTTTAATGGGATGGCATTGCAAACACTTAACACACATTTCATTCTAAGACACACtcttttgaatttttgttttgGCCTCAGGTTCTCTCAGTACTCAGAAAACCACATGTTCAAGCTCTGTGACTCATGCACTCATTTTTGTCCACAGGTGACACTTGTAATATGTTCAAACAAACAGGCTCTGTTTGAATGTCTGGCTTTAGGCGGAAAATTTAGCATGTACATCAAAAgaaatttgtatatttttggcatgtggctccgtggtgcactggcgttgtgcctggagtgtacccttcCTCACGCCCCaggtctgctgggataggctccagcaaccctagGACCGGCGACAgtagatgtatgtatgtatgtatgtatgtatgtatgtatgtatgtatgtctttGAACAACTCAGTCTCACACGTCAGCAATTTCACCACTGTATTTTAGTAAAGTAAAATTCAATAAAAGGAAGCTAGAATTAAAGATGTCAGTTACaatgtaaataatttcattttgcatttctgCATATCCCATAACAGCATGTTCTCTTGCAGTCGGTtccactgataaaaaaaataagaaaaaaaagctttgagCTGTTAAGTTATAAGCCTGACCTCTCTTTCCATTCCATTTAGAGAATAATCCCTTCATAAATCCAGTTCCTCTAATGTCATAAAATCACAAGGCTTGGTATTCCAGTTGTCCAGCTTTTCAGTCTGCTACTGTGCTGGAAATTAGCTACCATAAActttataatatacagtacatgctgcaACAACAGGGGTAAATCCAAGGCTCAATAtattaaaagataaattaattttagtaCAACAGTCAGACTGTTCAGATTTCTGGGCACTGTATGGTTTTATAAACACAGCAAaaaatatgtctgtgtaggttgtcATTAATCCACTCagcaaagcaaaaagaaaaacaattcaacAACTTGGTAGAGGGCTCTCTCTGGTGGTCAAAGTGTTGCTACTTCAATCTTGTGCCAGCAGCAACCATTTCTGACCAATTACTTGTGATTGCAGTACGCCACCCTTACTTTGTGATATGTTGTAATTATAATGGTTGGCACAAATGACGGCAGATGATTGCCCTCAAAAACACTGTAATTCAACACAGTTTTCatcaaatatttgctttgaTATGTGAAAAAACAGCAGCATGAGACCAACAAACCCCAGAAGAGCGTGAGGCACTGGCACCTGAGGTAGTCCACGTTATTCAAGCTTTAACTGAGGAAGGTCATCTCGGTCAGGTCCAGTAGCGAGAAACCCGGTGAGAACTTCGTAGGTAAGAAACACCACCATGTTGGTGGGGAATGCACGGATACAGTTGATACCTAAGCTCCTAAAGAACACCCCAAATCCCTCCACCCTCACAGTCTCAGTCACACAGTGATAAAGACCCTTGAATTGCCTTGTTCCTCGAGTTCCGTCCATCTGCATGCGGGCTTTGATCACATCCATGGGTGTTGCTATTGCCCAGGCTGCCATTCCTGACACTCCCCCAGCAAGCATCACATAACTCCAAtctggaagagaagaaaaacaaacatcgacattaaataatttaacttATATATTtaagttttacatattttaatccTAAAAAGCTCTCAACCATAAAGGGAAAGTagttttgtcttctgctcttaAGCTGTCATCACCACGCTATGCATATGAGCTCCTTTACAGTTCAATGAACACTTAAAATGGCAAAtccctaaaataaaaaaagtgtagATGAGGCAAATGAGCATATATTTGGTATGTTTCAGATAATTGTACTTAATTCTATCTGAAAACAATCACATGGAGTTACTGGAGTTACAGTGTAAGCATATTGAGTACTAAAAGAGTCAACACACATAATCTagtaaaaacacagacattaaaaCCGAAACATTTTCTTGAAAGAAAACGCAGTCGTGACATAGCCCACCTGGTTTACTCTTGCCTGTATCTCTCAGCCATTCACAGATGGTTGTATAAGTCAAGAAGTATGTAGCGAACGATGGCCCATCTCTCAGCATAAGTGGAAGGGCTCCTCTGTAGAGGCCCGTGATCCCATCTTCTTTGATAATGCTCAACAGACAGTGAACTGGACCGCGGTACTTGGGTTTGGGCATGTTGGCAATTCCTCGCCTCGACTCCGTCTGACATTGCAGACGCACCTTCACTATGTCACCTGGAGACAACACCGAAACCTGATACACAAGGATGAGGGGCAGAACTTAGTTCTTCTATGAATGTTTACTGCTTTATACTGTGTGCTTGGTATCAATCAATctgattagttttttttttagattaattgATTAGTATCTTCAGCTGTACAtgtcagaaaatgaaataaaatattaacaggTGATTGAAAATCTGCGTTATTCTCATCTTTGTGGAAATTGAAAAACTTAAACTCCGGTGAGACATCTGTGTGACGCTGTATTGAAAAAAAGCCAATCACATTGAGCTTCTCCAAACATTACAAGGCCTGAACACAGAAGGATgttttgaaaatacaaaacaagctGTTTGCCACTTAACTCATTCAGGTTACAGTAATTTACAATGGACACCCCATAAACACAGTTGCTGGCTAATAAATGAATCCTTGTAGCTCAAGTTTCAGGTACAGTAGCCCTTTAattttgcacacaaaaaacacaatttttaacTGTGCACTACATTGTCAATTATGGTCTATACATCAGGTAAAATGTATATTACCTGAACTATGCCCGCCACCAGACCAGACAGGAAAACCTCTAGTTTGGTGTTTGGACCACAACCAGCTCCTCTTGCCTGGCTTAGACATTGAAGACAGTTCCTGTATGTGCCAAACAACACTGAAGAAGCCAAAGAGATCGTGGTAACGGGTATTGACATGCCTTTGAAGAAGCCATGCACCTAATCACacaagtgaaagaaagaaaatgattaaCAACAATCAGTTTTTGGAAACAGGAGTTAATCTGCCCCTTTTAGGTTACTCAGATGAGGCTGATGGGGTTTAGCTGGTACGAACGTTGTCCACTCATCGGAAGATCAGCGTTACCTTCCCCTACTCTAAATGACAATGTTATCCTTGACTAAGATACTTCACTCCAACTGGCTGTCGGGGCACTTTAGGGGATGCCCACTGCTCCTCAGGAATGGATCATTTGCAGAATCCCTTCTATGGGATTAATGatgtactaaaaaaaaaaaaaaacccaccacaCATTCAAAGTCCTAAAGTCCAAaatgttctgcttttttttttaacatcagctCTGACCAGCAGTGGAGGCCTTATCCCATGTGGATTCCCTTTCTAGCATTATTTATTCAGCTAACATAcaaattcactcattcattcattcattcatttacccCTTCTTTTGAAAATGTTGCTGCGGCACACTGCAGTATTCCATTGAACTGTTTCTGAGTTTGGATCCGGACCTAGAAAGTATAAAAGACCCCAATGAAAAAATTGTTGTCAAGCAGCCCTTTTGACACTTTCACATACACATGCCTGTACCTTCACTGTGTCCAGAGGGTAGGCTACTGCAACCCCACAGGCTCCTACATGTAGGAGTATAAATCATAAGCATAGTGAAGTTATGGGCTTTAAGTCCAACTCCACTAATATTCCAGATCTGACATGACTGTATATTCAAAAATCAAGGCACATCCATCTCTACCAAATACAGTACTCTAAAAACGATATAAGCAAAAGCAGTTCGACTTGTACACAACAGTATCTTATcttcatgtaaaattaaaatgtaagacCAATGATCTCAAATACAGTTCAGATATTATAGAAACGCTAATCAGCTCATGCTAACGTCACGACGAAGCAACTGGACAACCTTTGCTTTTACCTGCCAGTGATCCGGACACAAAATCAGCGATATGCATCCTCTCGGTCGGCAACGAATCACGAAATACTCAGATCAGATGCGAGTCCATGCTTCACTTCCGCCGGTGACCTTCGGTATGTTCCGGTTACATCACCGTTAGCTGATCTCAGACCAGCTAAAAAGCGCCGACAATTTCATGGGTGTGACCACATCTCTGCACTGCCGAAAGCCTTTCAGCGGAATTTTTGTGCTGTATGACTGGTGGGTGGTTTAGGTAAGTCGGGGAGATATACATACATTTAGGAGGATAAAAACGAAACAACAAGGCCTTCCTCCGCCTGCTGCCCGGATCCATCCGTAGTGACGTGAGGTTCCGCATCGAGGGCTCTGAAGCGTGTGTAGAGTAGGGGAGGGGGCGTTCCCGCGATGCGCGTATCGTGGATTGCATCGTTTAGGGGAGGGGCTAAAAATGATGATCTTGGTGCCCGGctgataccacgtgactgattcggGAAGTGGTACGAATTTTGCTGCGATATAAATCCCTCAGGCAGGCTCCATTCAAAATGTGGTTGTTTGATGGAGAGATGCGGCCAGTATGAGTTTGGAGGTAGTCTGGAGACAGTTTTGATAGAGTTAGAGATACTGTAGTTTCGCAGAGAGTTTGTTTTTGAAGTAAAAATCAATGATGTGTCCCTTAAACCATAATCACTGGCCataccttcattcattcattcattcatcatctaccccttcatctgctgtggcaggtcacggggagctgaattctatcccagctgactgaaggcgtgaggcgggggtaATATATAAGTGGAGATGAAAATACtttaacataaaaacacagtgtactgccatcactagaATATTCTGTACACGTTTTGTAtactttattttgctgacagttttattcacaggcgttctgcaaaatgccacacacttcaaactcatgccactcATGCCACCAATACTGTCATTCTTAtggtcaacatttttttttttttttacattttcaagtTTACATGCAAGGCCAGGCCTGAGGCTCtgtgtaatattatgtatttattatagtTTACTTATAAGACTCAAAATGTTAATAACACTAAAAACTGTCTATGTCCATCTTCACACTGCTTATCCTTTTCCTAACACTACAGAAACAGCGACGCGAACAAGGTTTGTGTACTCCGGTTGCCAAGCAACGACATTTCGTTGCCAGATTCACTGTTCTGAGTTtctgcaatgacaataaaaggaagtctAAGTCTATATTTTTGCGTCCAGTAGATGCCCTACTAGGGCAAATAAAGCCTCAAAAACTTTTGTGCTAGAGTGAACCAATTGGATGAAAGGCTTGAAAGCTTTATGATGTTTCAAAGCTTTACGAGGCTTTGAAACGTGGATGGGCCATCCACGTTACTTGCATACAAACAAACGTCACATGCTACTGATGACGTACACACTATCGGAAGTCGTTGAGTTATGTAGCCAATAGGAGATAAGGATTACAATTCAGGCGTGGGTGTAGGTGTTATATCTTCGTTTTGATTGGATAAAAAATCTGTACGACGCCGGTAATTCCCGCCCCCTACTACTTAGCTAACTCGCAGGCAGTTGACAGAGTGGATGGGATGTCCGCTTTGAAGGAAGATGCGACTCATACTAATCGAAGTCGTGTAGGATCAacaggaaagtttttttttgggaaGAAAAACAGCACGCTAAAGAACTTCCCAACGAAAATAAAGGTGTCAACATTATCAGGTCTTACAGAAGGCTCTTAGATAACGCGTTTGTGCTGTTGTTGCTAGTGCTATTACACGATACGGAAAGTGTCAACTAAAACACCAACTAGATCTAACAACCAGGGCAGTGAGAAGTTCTCAACAGCTCTGACACAAAACAGCCTTAATTATAGTTGCAGAGAGCTTTTACAGTTGTCAATAGGCTATTCAGTCCTTCAAGGTGACGGTCAGGGGAGATGATGGACTTCATTGCGGGGTGCATCGGAGGTAAGTCATTCGCAGCTACACTGTCTTTTTGAATTTGTCCGATGAGTTCAGCGGCTGTCGGCCTGGATGGAGACATAATCTAGTCAGGGCGAACATCTGAACTGTTTCTCCCTCTGTTTCAAAGCAGAAAACCGGTCTTTcgtgacattttatttatgtgatGCAATTCGATCATAGGATTGCTTGTGCAATTTCGAAATTCCACCGCTTGTCGGCACACTTACCCTGATCCATTACTGTACATCTTCAATTACAGGACTGTTCTGTTGTTAATGTCCGAGTtagtagttttatttttatttgatacaCGTGataataaagttcattattaaGACGGTTTGCTGCATAATTTTGACCTGAAAAACAGAGTTACAATTTACCAGTATCAGGTCTGTGACGTGTAGTATattaccaaaacaaaaacaagaacacatGGTATTAcggctttatttttcttgtcagACCAGTCCCATGATGTCTTTAATCATCAGTGACTTATATAACTTACTCTGAATCATCAACAGTTCAATACAGAATTTTTTCAACCTCCTACCCCATTGAGTGCTGCAGTAATTTTATGGGCTAAATGTTCTGTATGTTCAAAATGTGTGTCTAGTTTCTGATGCTTAATGAGGGTGTGACATTTTCTTTGCTTAAACTCAAAATGGCACTCATCTTGTGACAACATTTTTGAAGAGAGACAGGTTTCCATCAATGGCCTAGTCCACGCTAACATTTTTAGGCCCCTAGCCAGGGCCTTGGGGTCACTGGCTGCACATCACtatgacacacgcacacatgcacacacacgtcaaTCTTTACAAATGGGTCAGGTGACAAAGCAGCGCCTGTGTGGGATTAGCCTGCTGTGGTTTGTTTACAAATGATGATCAGTAAAGTTCATTTCACTTGGTTTCTTTATTATTAATGAACTAGTTAATTTAGTAAACAATAGAATAATAGTCAGCTCACTCAGTAATGACAATGTGTCCCGTAACAGCTGACATATTTCTATAttaattgtatagtaatgatgATACTGGGAAATCCAGTAGGATATTagcaacaaggcagtcagagactgcaacatcctgcaacacaccttgattcaaaattttaccctgacctgcttcCATAGGTCAGAGTCATTTAacaaaagacccatgatccaacatgtaactggtgcattctatttgccttgaagtttcagagatgtgtacctaaaaaggtataaaagtgaaaatgtgaccatgacctagtttttcaaggtccaagttgtgatctaattttcatccccttgcctccctgaatataatgcttcttgttttgtcttcttatcttatctggttcctgagatacgTGCAAAAATATCTCGGGATataaaatatctcagaccatagatcaaagctagtgctttgatcaacagtcttacactggctttctcccacgtctatcttatccggttcctaagtgtacaaaaattgaaatttgaccttgacctagttttctcaagatcatcatctcattttcatcccctttgccacctgagtgatatgctttttgtttcatctttcaatctgCAACAATTCTGAAGATATctggtggacggacggatggatgaacacacaaacactgataattacatcactgctttgtggGATGTAATCAGTGTCCAAGCAGAGAGTTAATGCCaatgaaaattgttttcatgtccaataaaagacaacaaacatGCTGTAAAACACACTGCAATGGATTTTCTGAAACACAACATAAGAAATATCATAACATTATGAAGAGATAAACAcacttgttttgtcttttactATCACAAACCATAAGGTGAACTAACATCACACAGGGCAGTGTGTTTAAAAGCCTAACGATTAATCAGAGATTGTGTATTGATATGCTGTTTTTTTAGTTCACCAGGAGCACACATTGCCCATGTACTCTTTGATTTCGCTCTGTACCCTTGATCAGACTGGGAACTAGTCTTATGTTACAAGACCTCTGTTAAGAAGAAACCCAATCTGTAATCAGTACAGGGTCATGTGCTTCTCGAGCTGATGTTACGTAACATTCAAAGGTTCACTGAAGAACGCTTTGAAGGGTGACAATGACCAGCGAGCTGGCGTTGGCTCGATAAGCCAGTGTTGCTCTGGAGAAGATAGTAGTGCACTCTAAAATTACTCAACACTTCAGTCTGACCTTCAAAGACTGGACAAACAGACATAACCCCAGTAAAAGAAGCTTGATATGTCAGTGAGACCACAATATGACCTGTGTTGAGGTTATGAAGACTAAAGGTGAGAACTTGCTCTATTTTGAGCACGCTGTATTGCTCTGatttacataaatgaaataGTAACAATAAACCAtaattaaactttttaaaaaatcccaaTGCAGATCAAATGCAAGCCTCGATTTGATAGAATGACTTAAGACATGCAGTCACAAGAAAGTTAATAATGCTGACAGCTCGTCATTCAGTTTGAGGGgttaaaatcattcattcattttctgccgagAGAGcgggagcctatctcagctgccATAGGAAGTGCGGCGGGGAACACcccaggcatgacgccagtgcaccgcagcgccacacacaaagacatgcaaccaggaacacacacgctcactcctacgggcaattttggaccagcccaattaacctgaagcacatgcttttgggggtgggaggaagccaaagaacccacgcagacacggggagaccacagagcgggacttgaacccggacccgccgtgttgtgaggcaacagtgctacccactgcgccaccatgccatCCGGGTTAAAAGCAATTGAAGCTTAATgcattggggaaaaaaattgtgaagacaagttttttagttttttttgttttgtttttcttgtttcccTAGGAGCTGCTGGAGTCCTGGTTGGTCACCCGTTTGACACAGTTAAGGTGGGTGAAGGTGTTTTTAATGCACAATTGAATTTAAGAGTTTTCTAACAACTTTACAGCGCTGTTTATAGAATTCTACTAACGTCACATAAAAAGACCCTTAAAAATGACTAACTTTTTGTTAGCTGTTCAATAAATATCCCAGGATGTGTCAGTCATGCCTTTTAATGCTTTGAGCTAAATGCTTTCAGTTGCCATGCCATCATTATACTGTGTTTTCAACTAACTGACCTGAAAATAGTGAATGATCTCCTTGTCTCCGTGATGAGGCATTTAAAGTCAGTGGGAATTCTGGGCTTCTGAAGCGTTACTGATAACTGGTATTCTTTTCCAGGTGAGGCTGCAGGTCCAGAGTTCTCAAAGGCCTCTGTACCGTGGGACTTTCCACTGTTTCCAGTCCATCATACGTAACGAGTCGGTATGTGACTTTATTTTCTTGCCCGCATGTGAAGATTTTATTGGGTTCTGGAgttcttttattgtttgtttttacatgtcattttttttttagggacaTAGAACTCATTTGACTGCACTTGGCAATATAACCCTACAACATAAAGCCCTCTAGTCTTTTACCTGTTTTACTTGTAAGAACTTAAGGTTTATTTTTCATACTTACTTTTTTATTGAGATGATTTACTTGCACAGTGGGAAGTTGACTCATTTTGTCTAATGACATTTCTCTGAACCTTTCCCCAGCTGATGGGATTGTATTCAGGCATTGGGTCCCCGATGATGGGCCTTACATTCATCAACGCTTTAGTGTTTGGTGCTCAAGGAAACACTATGCGACTGCTGGGAGAGGACTCCCCCAAGAACCAATTCCTGGCTGGCGTGGCAGCAGGCACCCTTCAGTGTGTCGTGTGCTGTCCCATGGAGTTAGTGAAAACCCGCATGCAATTGCTCGGTACAAAGAAGTCTTCAAAGAAGCTGTACAAGAACTCCATGGACTGCTTCCTACACATCTACAAGGAAGAA from the Antennarius striatus isolate MH-2024 chromosome 19, ASM4005453v1, whole genome shotgun sequence genome contains:
- the slc25a47a gene encoding solute carrier family 25 member 47-A isoform X1, yielding MHIADFVSGSLAGACGVAVAYPLDTVKVRIQTQKQFNGILQCAAATFSKEGVHGFFKGMSIPVTTISLASSVLFGTYRNCLQCLSQARGAGCGPNTKLEVFLSGLVAGIVQVSVLSPGDIVKVRLQCQTESRRGIANMPKPKYRGPVHCLLSIIKEDGITGLYRGALPLMLRDGPSFATYFLTYTTICEWLRDTGKSKPDWSYVMLAGGVSGMAAWAIATPMDVIKARMQMDGTRGTRQFKGLYHCVTETVRVEGFGVFFRSLGINCIRAFPTNMVVFLTYEVLTGFLATGPDRDDLPQLKLE
- the slc25a47a gene encoding solute carrier family 25 member 47-A isoform X2; protein product: MSIPVTTISLASSVLFGTYRNCLQCLSQARGAGCGPNTKLEVFLSGLVAGIVQVSVLSPGDIVKVRLQCQTESRRGIANMPKPKYRGPVHCLLSIIKEDGITGLYRGALPLMLRDGPSFATYFLTYTTICEWLRDTGKSKPDWSYVMLAGGVSGMAAWAIATPMDVIKARMQMDGTRGTRQFKGLYHCVTETVRVEGFGVFFRSLGINCIRAFPTNMVVFLTYEVLTGFLATGPDRDDLPQLKLE